From Paenibacillus sp. PK3_47, the proteins below share one genomic window:
- the gatB gene encoding Asp-tRNA(Asn)/Glu-tRNA(Gln) amidotransferase subunit GatB → MSKYETVIGLEVHVELHTKSKIFCGCSTEFGAPPNTHTCPVCLGHPGVLPVLNRQAVEYAMKAAMALNCTIGDVSKFDRKNYFYPDSPKAYQISQYDQPIGLNGWIDIEVNGESKRIGITRLHLEEDAGKLTHVDGGFASLVDFNRVGTPLIEIVSEPDLRSPEEARAYLEKIRAIMQYCDVSDVKMEEGSMRCDANISLRPAGQEEFGIRAELKNMNSFRGVLRGLEYEQFRQGEILDDGGVVVQETRRWDEAQGKTLSMRGKEEAHDYRYFPDPDLIVLHIDDAWKEAIRETIPELPDARQARYSEEYGLTAYDAGVLTSSKPLADFFEGSLAYTKDAKAVANWMMGDLLGYLNSSNLELSQVKITPQGLGEMIGLISGGTISSKIAKTVFKEMLESGKLPAVIVEEKGLVQISDEGAIKKIVEDVVAANPQSVEDYKAGKQKAIGFLVGQVMKESKGKANPGLVNTLLAQVLNS, encoded by the coding sequence ATGTCTAAATACGAAACGGTCATTGGTCTGGAAGTCCATGTAGAGCTTCACACGAAGTCCAAAATTTTCTGCGGCTGCTCCACGGAGTTCGGTGCACCGCCCAATACACATACTTGTCCTGTCTGCCTCGGCCATCCCGGCGTGCTGCCGGTGCTGAACCGCCAGGCGGTGGAATATGCAATGAAAGCGGCAATGGCGCTGAACTGCACCATCGGTGATGTCAGCAAATTCGACCGCAAAAACTACTTCTATCCGGATTCACCGAAGGCTTACCAGATCTCGCAGTATGATCAGCCGATCGGCCTGAACGGATGGATTGATATTGAAGTGAACGGCGAAAGCAAGCGGATCGGGATCACCCGGCTTCATCTGGAAGAGGATGCCGGCAAGCTGACTCACGTAGACGGCGGCTTTGCTTCGCTTGTTGACTTTAACCGTGTCGGAACCCCGCTGATAGAAATCGTTTCAGAACCCGATCTGCGTTCGCCTGAAGAGGCACGCGCTTATCTGGAGAAGATCAGGGCCATTATGCAGTACTGTGATGTTTCTGATGTGAAGATGGAAGAAGGCTCCATGCGCTGTGATGCGAACATCAGCCTGCGGCCGGCAGGCCAGGAGGAGTTCGGAATCCGCGCGGAGCTGAAGAATATGAACTCCTTCCGGGGTGTTCTGCGCGGACTGGAGTATGAACAGTTCCGTCAAGGCGAGATTCTCGACGATGGCGGTGTAGTCGTGCAGGAAACCCGCCGCTGGGATGAAGCACAGGGCAAGACCCTGTCCATGCGCGGCAAAGAAGAGGCTCATGATTACCGTTATTTCCCTGATCCGGATCTTATCGTGCTGCATATTGACGATGCCTGGAAGGAAGCGATCCGCGAGACAATTCCCGAGCTTCCGGATGCGCGTCAGGCCCGCTACAGCGAAGAATACGGTCTCACTGCCTATGATGCAGGTGTGCTGACCTCCTCCAAGCCGTTGGCTGATTTCTTTGAAGGCAGCCTTGCCTATACGAAGGATGCCAAGGCTGTCGCCAACTGGATGATGGGGGATCTGCTCGGCTATCTGAACAGCAGTAATCTGGAGTTGTCCCAGGTGAAGATCACTCCGCAGGGACTCGGCGAAATGATCGGCCTGATTTCCGGAGGAACGATCAGCAGCAAGATTGCCAAAACGGTCTTCAAAGAGATGCTGGAGAGCGGAAAGCTGCCTGCGGTAATTGTTGAAGAAAAAGGTCTGGTGCAGATCAGTGACGAAGGAGCTATCAAGAAAATTGTCGAAGACGTTGTGGCTGCCAATCCGCAATCAGTGGAGGATTACAAGGCAGGCAAACAGAAGGCTATCGGCTTCCTGGTAGGACAGGTTATGAAAGAGAGCAAAGGAAAAGCTAATCCTGGATTGGTTAATACGCTGCTGGCGCAAGTGCTGAACAGCTAG
- the sigY gene encoding RNA polymerase sigma factor SigY, producing MGDSTLTRIRLAQQGDPSALSLLLHEHYTFLYKYLIKATMNPSLAEELVQDTMVRCMEKISTYNGSSSFSSWLITIATRLYIDRKRRWRLEAKWLQEQNVHSVRWRFESRNMEWSDVLEALSRLSSPQRVAVLLKHYYGYSYDEIGDILQVPSGTVKSRVSAGLTQLRKELNEDEA from the coding sequence ATGGGCGACAGCACGCTTACGAGAATCAGACTCGCACAGCAGGGCGATCCTTCGGCGCTGTCCTTGCTGCTGCATGAGCATTATACCTTTTTGTATAAATATTTAATCAAGGCCACTATGAACCCTTCGCTGGCCGAGGAGCTTGTCCAGGATACGATGGTGCGGTGCATGGAGAAGATTAGCACCTACAACGGCTCTTCCTCCTTCTCTTCATGGCTGATTACAATCGCAACCCGCTTGTATATCGACAGGAAGAGGCGCTGGAGGCTTGAGGCGAAATGGCTGCAGGAGCAGAATGTACACTCTGTACGCTGGAGGTTCGAGAGCCGCAATATGGAGTGGAGCGATGTGCTTGAGGCGCTGTCACGCCTGTCCTCTCCGCAGCGGGTAGCGGTCCTGCTCAAGCACTACTATGGTTACAGCTATGATGAGATTGGCGATATTCTGCAGGTTCCTTCCGGCACGGTCAAGTCACGCGTCTCTGCCGGTCTAACCCAACTGCGAAAGGAGCTCAATGAAGATGAAGCCTGA
- a CDS encoding GNAT family N-acetyltransferase, with protein MRTITRLNLQDDYTLGELWSLQHKAYRLEAEMIGFNEIPPLMETRDMLGASKEEFFGCFDSDEELMGAAAVLEESPGRLTVTRMMVNPDHFREGVAGSLLEFVFEHFSGMKQFIVSTGKLNVPAVTLYTKHGFLPAGVEEVAPGVELIEFHRNGRL; from the coding sequence ATGCGAACAATAACCAGGCTTAATCTGCAGGATGATTATACTTTAGGTGAGCTATGGAGCCTGCAGCATAAGGCCTACAGACTGGAAGCGGAAATGATAGGGTTTAATGAAATCCCCCCGCTGATGGAGACGAGAGACATGCTGGGGGCCTCCAAGGAGGAATTCTTCGGCTGTTTTGACAGTGATGAGGAATTGATGGGGGCGGCGGCAGTACTGGAAGAGTCGCCGGGCCGGCTGACCGTTACCCGGATGATGGTGAATCCGGACCATTTCCGTGAAGGAGTGGCCGGCAGCCTGCTGGAATTTGTATTTGAACATTTTAGCGGTATGAAGCAGTTTATTGTATCAACCGGCAAGCTTAATGTCCCTGCTGTTACACTGTACACCAAACACGGATTTCTGCCTGCCGGTGTGGAGGAAGTGGCTCCTGGTGTTGAGCTGATTGAATTTCACCGGAACGGCAGGCTTTGA
- a CDS encoding glycosyl hydrolase family 18 protein, translating into MSRRQRHNRTKKRGSLYRRLLGLVVIAAAALWVVYYVLPNRAHIDPDWKGLEKPVFVKGELTGYSAAGTGEGLLLPLPLLQEYVDSSIRYEDESKSVILSTDSELLYMQENSTSASLNNQPLQLRLAPEVTDGVTYLPADTLEDLYGFEVEEDIATGAVLLMTAGETVPLGTVKGESGDRTKALRSEPSVHAPIIEDMSPGAEVRIWNADNEDWLYVQMSSGYTGYVKAGDITQDGQKTVEQQPAAPTRAERNWKGKAVNMYWEAVYERKPNPAEFGELPGVNVVSPTWFSIIDVNGNVRSQADSAYVQWAHSREMEVWGLLSNSFDADLTTEALSTYERRMNTIVQMLEYADLYKLDGINIDFENVYTKDGENVTQFMRELKPMAQAKNLIVSIDVTPKSNSEMWSLFLDRRALGPLVDFMMVMAYDEHWASSPTAGSVASLPWVERSVSRILEEDDVPAEKLILGVPLYTRIWTETTENGESKVSSKAVSMNAVQKIIAEKKLTPVLDEEAGQNYVEYTEDGALRKIWIEDKLSLSSRVELAESFGLGGLASWNRSFAIPEAWEALEKIHQ; encoded by the coding sequence TTGAGCAGAAGACAGAGACACAACCGCACCAAAAAGCGAGGAAGTCTTTACCGCCGTCTGTTAGGCCTTGTCGTTATAGCGGCAGCCGCACTTTGGGTAGTTTATTATGTACTGCCGAACCGTGCACATATTGATCCCGACTGGAAAGGGCTTGAGAAGCCTGTTTTTGTCAAAGGAGAGCTCACGGGCTATTCGGCAGCCGGTACAGGGGAGGGGCTGCTGCTGCCGCTTCCGCTGCTGCAGGAATACGTGGATTCTTCCATCCGTTACGAGGATGAGAGTAAATCAGTCATTCTGTCGACAGACAGCGAGCTTTTATATATGCAGGAAAACTCCACTTCAGCCAGTCTGAACAACCAGCCGCTCCAGCTGAGGCTCGCTCCTGAGGTGACGGACGGAGTAACCTACCTGCCTGCGGATACACTTGAGGATTTGTACGGGTTCGAGGTTGAGGAAGATATCGCTACCGGGGCTGTTCTTCTAATGACTGCCGGAGAGACTGTGCCGCTTGGAACGGTAAAAGGCGAGAGCGGGGACCGGACCAAAGCACTGCGCAGTGAGCCTTCCGTTCATGCACCCATTATTGAGGATATGTCCCCTGGAGCCGAGGTGAGAATCTGGAATGCCGACAATGAGGACTGGCTGTACGTGCAGATGAGCAGCGGTTATACCGGTTATGTCAAAGCCGGCGACATCACTCAGGACGGACAAAAGACAGTTGAACAGCAGCCGGCCGCCCCTACCCGGGCGGAGCGGAACTGGAAGGGCAAGGCCGTTAACATGTACTGGGAGGCTGTGTATGAGCGTAAGCCTAATCCGGCTGAGTTCGGCGAGCTGCCCGGCGTTAATGTAGTTAGCCCAACCTGGTTCAGTATTATAGATGTGAATGGCAATGTTCGGAGCCAGGCGGACAGCGCTTATGTGCAGTGGGCTCATAGTAGGGAAATGGAGGTTTGGGGGCTCCTCAGCAACAGCTTTGATGCTGACCTCACAACTGAAGCATTATCCACCTATGAGAGAAGGATGAATACGATCGTACAAATGCTGGAATACGCCGATTTATACAAGCTGGATGGCATTAATATTGATTTCGAGAATGTGTACACCAAAGACGGAGAGAATGTTACCCAGTTTATGCGCGAGCTGAAGCCGATGGCCCAGGCCAAAAATCTGATTGTTTCCATCGATGTAACCCCGAAGTCCAACAGTGAAATGTGGTCCTTGTTCCTTGACCGCCGTGCACTGGGGCCGCTCGTTGATTTTATGATGGTTATGGCCTATGACGAGCATTGGGCGTCCAGCCCTACAGCCGGCTCTGTAGCTTCGCTGCCGTGGGTGGAGCGTTCGGTCTCCCGTATCCTTGAGGAGGATGACGTCCCTGCTGAGAAGCTCATTCTGGGTGTGCCTCTGTATACCCGTATTTGGACGGAAACTACAGAGAATGGCGAAAGCAAGGTAAGTTCCAAAGCGGTTAGCATGAACGCCGTTCAGAAAATTATTGCTGAGAAGAAGCTGACGCCTGTCTTGGATGAAGAAGCAGGACAGAATTACGTGGAGTATACGGAAGACGGAGCTTTGCGCAAAATATGGATTGAAGACAAGCTGTCTCTTTCATCCAGAGTAGAGCTGGCGGAGTCATTCGGGCTTGGGGGATTAGCCTCGTGGAACCGCAGCTTTGCCATTCCGGAAGCCTGGGAGGCGCTGGAGAAGATTCATCAATAA
- a CDS encoding ATPase, with the protein MLRLGEKIVIVADAFEQSLPIGDYGYLIAYDRNPDNAFDYVIRVPQANRNFYVTAEDIEAEEQLLVAEAERATHEALIDYALSTHNEKLFHHLMNGEDAEAEETDTTIKESMSQAEFIKQVNLRAWI; encoded by the coding sequence ATGCTGCGTTTAGGAGAGAAAATTGTCATTGTCGCGGATGCTTTTGAGCAAAGTCTTCCTATCGGAGACTACGGCTACCTGATTGCTTATGACCGCAATCCTGACAATGCGTTTGATTATGTCATTCGTGTGCCTCAAGCGAACAGAAATTTTTATGTTACGGCAGAGGATATCGAAGCGGAAGAACAATTGCTGGTAGCTGAAGCAGAGAGAGCGACGCATGAAGCGTTGATCGATTATGCTTTGTCAACACATAACGAGAAGCTGTTCCATCATCTGATGAACGGTGAAGACGCGGAAGCGGAAGAGACAGACACAACAATCAAAGAAAGTATGTCCCAAGCGGAATTCATCAAGCAGGTGAACCTTCGCGCATGGATTTAA
- the perR gene encoding peroxide-responsive transcriptional repressor PerR, whose protein sequence is MGSGVQHALEQLKTTGVRITPQRHAILTYLMEALNHPTADDIYRALEPQFPSMSVATVYNNLKMFMEAGMVRELTYGDNSSRFDANVSDHYHVICQECGKIEDFSYPSLHEVEERAEQATGFKIHGLRMELYGVCQSCSEKPH, encoded by the coding sequence ATGGGTAGTGGCGTACAGCATGCATTGGAACAACTGAAGACTACCGGTGTCCGTATTACGCCTCAGCGTCATGCGATTCTTACGTATCTGATGGAAGCGTTGAATCATCCTACGGCAGACGATATTTACCGTGCGCTGGAGCCGCAGTTTCCAAGCATGAGTGTGGCAACTGTATACAATAATCTCAAAATGTTCATGGAAGCCGGCATGGTCCGCGAGCTGACTTATGGTGATAATTCAAGCCGTTTTGATGCCAATGTGTCCGATCATTATCATGTCATCTGCCAGGAGTGCGGTAAGATTGAAGATTTCAGCTATCCTTCGCTTCATGAGGTGGAAGAGCGTGCTGAGCAGGCGACGGGCTTTAAGATTCACGGATTACGCATGGAGCTGTATGGTGTGTGCCAAAGCTGCAGCGAGAAGCCGCACTGA
- a CDS encoding DUF2614 family zinc ribbon-containing protein — MKLKSAKINAFRTWGLLLTMLGMGLMILGTAGIVFWGSAGKVFAAIGLVIGLISMMASLAIYFWAGMLSTSAVQLECPECRKLTKMLGKTDRCMFCHTLLTRDPLLATITAEQLESRQLHP, encoded by the coding sequence ATGAAGCTTAAATCAGCCAAAATCAATGCTTTTCGCACATGGGGACTTCTGCTTACAATGCTCGGAATGGGTCTGATGATCCTGGGAACGGCGGGAATCGTATTCTGGGGCTCAGCCGGAAAAGTATTTGCTGCAATCGGTCTGGTTATCGGTTTAATCTCAATGATGGCCAGCCTCGCTATCTATTTCTGGGCAGGCATGCTCTCAACAAGCGCGGTACAGCTGGAATGCCCGGAATGCCGCAAGCTCACCAAGATGCTGGGAAAAACTGACCGGTGCATGTTTTGCCACACCCTGCTCACCCGGGATCCGCTGCTTGCAACCATCACTGCAGAACAGCTGGAAAGCCGGCAATTACATCCTTAA
- the gatA gene encoding Asp-tRNA(Asn)/Glu-tRNA(Gln) amidotransferase subunit GatA, protein MSLFQYRLPEVHNMLHSKEISVSELTEVSLAAIAKHDAKVHAFLSLNEEGARQTARALDDKLASGAARGLLFGLPAGIKDNIVTKGLRTTCASQFLDNFQPIYDATVVSKLRQADAVTIGKLNMDEFAMGGSNENSSYGAVRNPWNLEHVPGGSSGGSAAAVAAGEVFFALGSDTGGSIRQPASYCGVVGFKPTYGLVSRYGLVAFASSLDQIGPVTRTVEDSAYVLQAIAGYDAQDSTSAKVEIPDYLSALTGDISGLRIAVPKEYIGEGVEPAVRESVLAALKVLEGLGAVWEEVSLPHTEYAVAAYYLLSSSEASSNLARFDGVRYGVRVDEGGGLLDLYHNSRSRGFGPEVKRRIMLGTYALSSGYYDAYYLKAQKVRTLIKQDFDEVFQKYDVVIGPTAPTPAFKLGSQTEDPLTMYLNDILTIPVSLAGIPAVSVPCGFAGGLPVGLQIIGKEFDESTVLRVAHAFEQNTDHHKERPQL, encoded by the coding sequence TTGAGCCTGTTTCAATACCGTTTGCCTGAAGTACATAACATGCTGCACAGCAAGGAGATCTCTGTCAGCGAACTGACGGAAGTGTCGCTTGCTGCCATTGCCAAGCATGATGCCAAGGTGCATGCATTTTTGAGTCTAAATGAAGAGGGCGCCCGTCAGACGGCACGGGCCCTGGATGATAAGCTGGCTTCCGGAGCAGCGCGCGGCCTGCTGTTTGGTCTTCCTGCCGGGATCAAGGATAATATTGTGACCAAGGGGCTGCGCACGACCTGTGCCAGCCAGTTCCTGGATAACTTCCAGCCGATTTATGATGCTACAGTAGTGTCGAAGCTGCGTCAGGCGGATGCCGTAACGATCGGCAAGCTGAACATGGACGAGTTCGCCATGGGCGGCTCCAACGAGAATTCCTCTTACGGAGCTGTGCGCAATCCATGGAACCTGGAGCATGTTCCCGGCGGCTCCAGCGGCGGGTCGGCAGCAGCCGTGGCGGCCGGTGAAGTATTCTTCGCCCTGGGTTCTGATACCGGCGGTTCCATCCGCCAGCCAGCCTCCTATTGCGGCGTAGTCGGCTTCAAGCCGACATACGGTCTTGTATCCCGTTACGGTCTGGTCGCTTTCGCTTCCTCGCTGGATCAGATCGGTCCGGTTACCCGGACTGTTGAGGATTCCGCATATGTGCTGCAGGCTATTGCCGGCTATGACGCACAGGATTCCACCTCTGCAAAAGTAGAGATTCCGGACTACTTGAGTGCGCTCACCGGTGATATTTCGGGTCTGCGTATCGCCGTACCGAAGGAATATATCGGCGAAGGTGTAGAACCGGCCGTGCGTGAGAGCGTGCTTGCTGCGCTTAAAGTACTCGAAGGTCTTGGTGCAGTCTGGGAAGAGGTTTCCCTGCCGCATACCGAATATGCTGTTGCGGCTTATTACCTGCTCTCCTCGTCGGAGGCATCTTCGAATCTGGCGCGTTTTGACGGAGTCCGTTATGGCGTGCGTGTGGATGAGGGCGGCGGCCTGCTTGATCTGTACCATAATTCCCGCAGCCGCGGATTTGGCCCGGAGGTCAAACGCCGGATTATGCTCGGTACCTATGCGCTCAGCTCTGGTTATTACGATGCTTACTATTTGAAGGCGCAGAAGGTGCGCACTTTGATTAAGCAGGATTTTGATGAAGTATTCCAGAAGTATGATGTAGTAATCGGACCGACTGCCCCAACTCCTGCGTTCAAGCTGGGTTCGCAGACAGAAGATCCGCTTACGATGTATCTGAATGATATTCTGACCATTCCGGTCAGCCTTGCCGGAATCCCGGCAGTCAGTGTTCCGTGCGGATTTGCCGGGGGACTTCCTGTCGGTCTGCAGATTATCGGCAAAGAATTTGATGAGAGTACAGTGCTGCGCGTAGCGCATGCCTTTGAACAAAATACAGATCACCACAAAGAGCGGCCGCAGCTGTAA
- a CDS encoding DUF4097 family beta strand repeat-containing protein — protein MSPDQRPGSPMSPLEEERSNSAAEGSQDAGEQKPRLIPPRPKRRPRKRKFIAGLLAALIPGTGHLYFGLLRKGISFIFVILLDIAAMLYFSSIGMQINVPLLVLLALLIPVLYFYNVFDVLQSADRILAASAGQESDTPLNPQPAPSKRRSLISEPGISFGLLLLIGGVLMFLFRQKPPWLQQFIENYAGLVMAAVLIFGGLWLGVREVLKGWLTYRRNERPLRRVGRYTAAVLLTGVGILLLLDSLYGTDRMFLLLDWWPIVPVLWGLEYLLIYLFSRRMSSPARGYRARMDLRGIVTSLVLAASVFIVAEQEHYLHLWNRVSLNLTAAAVDYGEAEGSRFQKAPLVVPVELSTAKITVDGINGDILLHRAPVEDVVITATVWVDQLEGPVAEAISEQSFVEVTEGTTIKITPQTKAYGDSGKRQPRMDLDISLPEDRRFNFEVRTMNGGITLQNVEAIADISLETGNGELILHRVLGDVKGKTLNGAVRARTVQGNIELSTGGGDMNAWDVTGAVKLSTTVGNISAVGSSDELDLASKNGNLEIDGARAKLHAESLNGKIDIRSEFFGGDWDVYSAVGDINLYVPSAGSFTVEGSSGYGNITTDLPGLTIDKKTISGEIGTGEFKLRVEGNSNLNVREY, from the coding sequence ATGAGTCCTGATCAACGGCCCGGTTCCCCGATGTCCCCTCTGGAGGAAGAGCGGAGTAATTCTGCTGCGGAAGGATCGCAGGATGCCGGAGAGCAAAAGCCCCGCTTGATTCCCCCGCGTCCGAAACGCCGTCCCCGCAAACGCAAGTTTATTGCCGGGCTGCTTGCAGCTTTGATTCCAGGGACAGGGCATCTTTATTTCGGGCTTCTCCGCAAAGGGATTTCCTTTATTTTTGTGATTTTGCTGGATATTGCGGCCATGCTGTATTTCTCATCGATCGGAATGCAGATTAATGTGCCGTTGCTTGTCCTGCTGGCTCTGCTGATTCCGGTACTCTATTTTTACAATGTGTTTGATGTGCTGCAGTCTGCTGACCGGATACTTGCTGCTTCTGCCGGGCAGGAGTCTGATACTCCGCTGAATCCGCAGCCTGCACCCTCCAAGCGCCGTTCTTTGATCAGCGAGCCTGGAATCTCCTTTGGGCTTCTGCTGCTCATCGGCGGAGTGCTGATGTTTCTTTTCCGTCAGAAGCCGCCTTGGCTGCAGCAGTTTATTGAAAATTATGCAGGTCTGGTGATGGCAGCCGTTCTCATCTTCGGAGGCCTGTGGCTGGGTGTCCGCGAAGTCCTGAAAGGATGGCTCACTTACCGGAGAAATGAACGCCCCCTGCGCCGTGTCGGCAGATATACGGCAGCGGTACTGCTGACTGGCGTGGGGATTCTGTTACTGCTGGATTCCTTATACGGGACAGACCGCATGTTCCTGCTATTGGATTGGTGGCCAATCGTTCCGGTATTATGGGGGCTGGAATATCTGCTGATTTACCTGTTCTCACGCCGTATGTCTTCTCCTGCGCGCGGTTACAGAGCCCGGATGGATTTGCGGGGGATCGTAACTTCGCTTGTACTGGCTGCCAGTGTATTTATCGTAGCCGAACAGGAGCATTACCTGCATTTATGGAATCGCGTCAGCCTGAATTTGACGGCTGCTGCTGTCGATTACGGTGAAGCTGAAGGAAGCAGGTTTCAAAAAGCGCCGCTGGTCGTTCCAGTAGAGCTCAGCACCGCCAAAATAACCGTCGACGGCATCAACGGCGATATCCTGCTTCATCGTGCACCTGTGGAAGATGTGGTGATTACAGCTACCGTTTGGGTGGATCAGCTCGAAGGACCGGTAGCGGAGGCTATATCGGAACAGTCTTTTGTGGAAGTTACTGAAGGCACTACCATCAAAATCACTCCCCAGACCAAGGCTTACGGAGACTCCGGCAAAAGGCAGCCGCGGATGGATCTTGATATTTCGCTTCCGGAAGACCGCCGCTTTAATTTTGAAGTACGCACGATGAACGGCGGCATTACGCTGCAGAATGTGGAAGCTATCGCGGATATTTCCCTGGAGACCGGTAATGGTGAGCTGATTTTGCACAGGGTGCTGGGAGATGTAAAAGGAAAGACGCTTAACGGTGCTGTCAGGGCCCGGACGGTGCAGGGGAATATTGAGCTGTCTACGGGCGGCGGTGATATGAATGCCTGGGATGTGACAGGGGCCGTGAAGCTGTCGACAACGGTAGGGAACATATCGGCAGTGGGCAGCAGTGACGAGCTCGATCTGGCCAGCAAGAACGGAAATCTGGAAATTGACGGTGCCCGAGCGAAGCTGCATGCAGAATCCCTGAACGGCAAAATTGACATCCGCTCGGAGTTTTTTGGCGGGGACTGGGATGTGTATAGCGCGGTAGGCGATATCAATCTGTATGTGCCTTCGGCGGGGAGCTTTACCGTTGAGGGATCGAGCGGCTATGGCAACATTACTACCGACCTGCCCGGGCTTACCATTGACAAAAAAACCATCTCCGGTGAGATCGGAACAGGCGAGTTCAAGCTGCGTGTAGAAGGAAACAGTAACCTAAATGTGAGGGAATATTGA
- a CDS encoding DUF5345 family protein, translating to MKPDNEEELLRRLNSDLARLDAQIDNISPPSLPEMEHFMAAEAVRRRRQSRMELKLFLLVALFLLGAALTALGSAPVIYWIFQAAFPLAALSGFIANRIRLRREDADK from the coding sequence ATGAAGCCTGACAATGAAGAAGAACTGCTGCGCAGATTGAATTCAGACCTGGCACGACTGGATGCGCAGATAGATAATATTTCCCCGCCCTCTCTGCCGGAGATGGAGCATTTTATGGCTGCCGAGGCTGTCCGCAGACGCCGCCAGAGCCGCATGGAACTGAAGCTGTTTCTGCTGGTAGCTCTATTCCTGCTGGGCGCTGCTTTGACTGCACTGGGGTCTGCACCGGTTATTTACTGGATTTTTCAGGCCGCATTTCCGCTTGCAGCACTCAGCGGCTTCATAGCTAACAGAATCAGGCTGCGGCGGGAGGATGCTGACAAGTGA
- the gatC gene encoding Asp-tRNA(Asn)/Glu-tRNA(Gln) amidotransferase subunit GatC — MSITVKDVQHVARLARLQLSPEEEATFTEQMNAILRYAEKLNELDTDNVKPTTHVLQVSNVMRDDVVKDSLSQEEALLNAPEDEDGHFKVPAVLE, encoded by the coding sequence ATGAGCATCACTGTCAAAGATGTGCAGCATGTGGCCAGGCTGGCCCGCCTGCAGTTAAGCCCGGAGGAAGAGGCTACCTTTACTGAGCAAATGAATGCTATTTTACGATATGCTGAGAAATTAAATGAGCTGGATACGGACAATGTAAAGCCCACGACACATGTGCTGCAGGTCAGCAATGTCATGCGTGATGATGTGGTGAAGGACAGCCTTTCCCAGGAGGAAGCGCTGCTGAACGCACCGGAGGACGAAGACGGCCATTTCAAAGTTCCCGCTGTACTGGAGTAA
- a CDS encoding nucleotidyltransferase-like protein encodes MELSNLTLISGETFDDNVLGAVALRGQGEAPFQSALLHDFDMVVLMLHEEEDKERTITHTIAGERRTQAVHVGLAALERALMAGDNNELITTLMAGDVIWDPQGVLGEMRREIIQFQGALKERVLFMEFARFLHMYVKSKRYLDAGCTMDAYNCVLMALYHWARIEVSEAGKFPDPAVWEQVKRMNSSVHKLYEELTVSTETLDQRVELIMLACEFAIMSKMADCCVILLNILGSRKESWSIQELLQHSGLSPLGAELPLVLRKLVSRTLIREITVWAGDPGEGRTVRYTL; translated from the coding sequence ATGGAACTATCCAATTTAACCCTGATTAGTGGAGAAACCTTCGATGATAATGTTTTGGGAGCTGTTGCGCTGCGCGGGCAGGGGGAGGCTCCGTTCCAGAGTGCGCTTCTTCATGATTTTGACATGGTCGTCTTGATGCTGCATGAGGAGGAGGACAAAGAGCGTACGATTACCCATACCATTGCCGGTGAGAGACGGACCCAGGCTGTGCATGTAGGTTTGGCTGCGCTTGAGAGGGCTCTGATGGCAGGGGATAATAATGAGCTCATTACCACCTTGATGGCAGGCGATGTGATTTGGGACCCGCAAGGAGTGCTGGGAGAAATGCGCCGGGAGATTATACAATTCCAGGGTGCCCTTAAGGAACGGGTGTTGTTCATGGAATTTGCCCGTTTTTTGCATATGTATGTGAAGTCCAAACGTTATCTGGATGCAGGCTGTACCATGGATGCATACAACTGTGTGCTGATGGCTTTGTATCATTGGGCAAGAATTGAGGTCAGCGAAGCTGGGAAATTTCCTGATCCTGCAGTATGGGAACAAGTAAAGAGAATGAATTCCTCTGTCCACAAGCTGTATGAGGAGCTTACTGTCAGTACCGAAACACTTGACCAGAGAGTCGAGCTTATTATGCTTGCCTGCGAGTTTGCGATTATGTCCAAAATGGCTGATTGCTGCGTAATACTGCTGAACATCCTGGGCAGCCGCAAAGAATCATGGAGTATACAGGAACTGCTGCAGCATTCAGGGCTGAGTCCGCTTGGAGCAGAATTGCCGCTCGTGCTGCGTAAGCTGGTATCCCGTACCTTAATAAGAGAAATAACAGTATGGGCCGGAGATCCGGGAGAGGGGCGTACTGTCCGTTACACATTATAG